TCGCAGACTAACACCTCGTCCACGTACCTCATGGCCCTAATTATGGCCACCCTGTCCTCAAGGGCCATGAAGCAGTACCCCTTCTTCCTAACGCAGCACTCATCTCTATGGACTAGGACCACGAGCCAGTCTCCGAGCCTCTTGGCCTCCTCAAGAAGCATGACGTGCCCTCTGTGGGGAGGGTCGAAGAAGCCTGAGGTGAAGACTACCCTCTTCCCCCTCATTAAATCACGCGTTGATACTGCGCAGCCCCCTTTTAACCTTTAATGGCTGGGCGTGCCCGCTTAGCTCTCCTAGGTGGCTAGCCCTAGAGATCAGCAGTGTTGCCCAGCGCGTCCTCATGTAGGGCAGCTTAACTGAAGGTCGCAGTAGTAGAACCTCTTTCCCTCAACTTCTTTCTCAACGACCTCCTCGGCCCTCACTGGTATCGGCTTAGCAAACACCGGCCCCTCGTACACGAATGTGTGGTACTCACCTCTCTCACC
The nucleotide sequence above comes from Candidatus Nezhaarchaeota archaeon. Encoded proteins:
- a CDS encoding adenylyltransferase/cytidyltransferase family protein, encoding MRGKRVVFTSGFFDPPHRGHVMLLEEAKRLGDWLVVLVHRDECCVRKKGYCFMALEDRVAIIRAMRYVDEVLVC